One window from the genome of Lonchura striata isolate bLonStr1 chromosome 24, bLonStr1.mat, whole genome shotgun sequence encodes:
- the C1QB gene encoding complement C1q subcomponent subunit B isoform X2, protein MNKEIKMWIMWAMLICLAGGQPASDTLCRTYGTIPGIPGLPGQPGSNGRDGENGPKGEQGPPGQSGAERGEKGDPGLPGLPGKVGPSGIPGPVGVPGYRGMPGPMGEPGGYKVTFKSAFSAARSISSYPRREQPVRFDRIITNENGHYENRYGRFTCRVPGIYYFTYHVTSRGNLCLSIKKGQGASRGDRVVTFCDFVQNSFQVTTGGVVLKVAMNESVWLEPTEKNSLVGLEGSDSVFSGFLIVPEA, encoded by the exons ATGAATAAGGAGATCAAG ATGTGGATCATGTGGGCCATGCTGATCTGCCTGGCTGGAGGGCAGCCTGCCAGTGACACGCTCTGCAGGACCTacggcaccatcccaggcatcCCAGGATTACCAGGACAGCCTGGCAGCaatggcagggatggggagaacGGCCCAAAGGGTGAGCAAG GACCCCCTGGCCAGAGTGGAGCAGAGAGAGGGGAGAAGGGAGACCCGGGACTGCCGGGACTGCCTGGGAAGGTCGGTCCCAGTGGCATCCCAGGTCCAGTGGGTGTTCCAGGTTACAGGGGAATGCCTGGCCCCATGGGAGAACCTGGTGGCTACAAGGTCACCTTCAAGTCCGCGTTCTCCGCTGCCAGGAGCATCAGCTCCTACCCCCGCCGGGAGCAGCCCGTCCGCTTCGACCGCATCATCACCAACGAGAACGGGCACTACGAGAACCGCTACGGCCGCTTCACCTGCCGCGTGCCCGGCATCTACTACTTCACCTACCACGTCACCTCCCGGGGCAACCTGTGCCTCAGCATCAAAAAGGGCCAGGGTGCCAGCAGGGGCGACAGGGTGGTGACATTCTGTGACTTTGTGCAGAACAGTTTCCAGGTCACCACGGGTGGTGTGGTGCTCAAGGTGGCCATGAACGAGTCTGTCTGGCTGGAACCAACAGAGAAGAACTCCTTGGTGGGGCTGGAAGGGTCTGACAGTGTCTTCTCTGGCTTCCTCATCGTCCCTGAGGCTTAG
- the C1QB gene encoding complement C1q subcomponent subunit B isoform X1 — MNKEIKSPSFRAALSAFPSPPTTQESPRHRSVLPQMWIMWAMLICLAGGQPASDTLCRTYGTIPGIPGLPGQPGSNGRDGENGPKGEQGPPGQSGAERGEKGDPGLPGLPGKVGPSGIPGPVGVPGYRGMPGPMGEPGGYKVTFKSAFSAARSISSYPRREQPVRFDRIITNENGHYENRYGRFTCRVPGIYYFTYHVTSRGNLCLSIKKGQGASRGDRVVTFCDFVQNSFQVTTGGVVLKVAMNESVWLEPTEKNSLVGLEGSDSVFSGFLIVPEA, encoded by the exons ATGAATAAGGAGATCAAG TCACCATCtttcagagcagccctgagtgCTTTCCCCAGCCCTCCCACCACCCAGGAAAGCCCCAGACATCGTTCCGTGCTCCCACAGATGTGGATCATGTGGGCCATGCTGATCTGCCTGGCTGGAGGGCAGCCTGCCAGTGACACGCTCTGCAGGACCTacggcaccatcccaggcatcCCAGGATTACCAGGACAGCCTGGCAGCaatggcagggatggggagaacGGCCCAAAGGGTGAGCAAG GACCCCCTGGCCAGAGTGGAGCAGAGAGAGGGGAGAAGGGAGACCCGGGACTGCCGGGACTGCCTGGGAAGGTCGGTCCCAGTGGCATCCCAGGTCCAGTGGGTGTTCCAGGTTACAGGGGAATGCCTGGCCCCATGGGAGAACCTGGTGGCTACAAGGTCACCTTCAAGTCCGCGTTCTCCGCTGCCAGGAGCATCAGCTCCTACCCCCGCCGGGAGCAGCCCGTCCGCTTCGACCGCATCATCACCAACGAGAACGGGCACTACGAGAACCGCTACGGCCGCTTCACCTGCCGCGTGCCCGGCATCTACTACTTCACCTACCACGTCACCTCCCGGGGCAACCTGTGCCTCAGCATCAAAAAGGGCCAGGGTGCCAGCAGGGGCGACAGGGTGGTGACATTCTGTGACTTTGTGCAGAACAGTTTCCAGGTCACCACGGGTGGTGTGGTGCTCAAGGTGGCCATGAACGAGTCTGTCTGGCTGGAACCAACAGAGAAGAACTCCTTGGTGGGGCTGGAAGGGTCTGACAGTGTCTTCTCTGGCTTCCTCATCGTCCCTGAGGCTTAG
- the C1QC gene encoding complement C1q subcomponent subunit C isoform X2 encodes MEKRFWEQLYLALTLLLLDLGSAVTVENPHNCYGAPGLPGMPGMPGRDGRDGLKGAKGEPGIPASTHLGPKGMKGEPGPPGPPGKPGIPGLPGAMGIPGEAGDAGPPGIPGSYKQKQQSAFSVTRQTSQYPLKNVPVVFNNVITNTNHDYNTTTGKFTCRLPGVYYFIFHSSHTANLCVILHKNQSRIASFCDHKTNTMQVSSGGSLLHLAAADEVWLGVNDYNGMVGIANSDSIFSGFLLFPD; translated from the exons ATGGAGAAGAGATTCTGGGAGCAGCTCTATCTGGccctcaccctcctcctcctggatctgggctctgctgtgacTGTTGAAAACCCTCACAACTGCTATGGAGCTCCAGGCCTGCCAGGCATGCCGGGTATGCCAGGCAGGGATGGCCGGGATGGGCTGAAGGGAGCCAAAGGGGAACCAG GTATCCCAGCTTCTACACATCTAGGACCCAAGGGCATGAAAGGGGAACCAGGCCCCCCTGGtcctccaggcaagcctggcaTCCCTGGGCTCCCTGGTGCAATGGGAATCCCTGGCGAGGCAGGTGATGCCGGCCCCCCAGGAATTCCGGGCAGCTacaagcagaagcagcagtcaGCATTCTCAGTGACGAGGCAGACCAGCCAGTACCCCTTGAAGAACGTCCCCGTGGTTTTCAACAATGTCATCACCAACACCAACCACGACTACAACACCACCACGGGCAAGTTCACCTgcaggctccctggggtctactACTTCATCTTCCACAGCTCACACACAGCCAACCTCTGCGTCATCCTGCACAAAAACCAGAGCAGGATAGCCAGCTTCTGCGACCACAAGACCAACACCATGCAGGTCAGCTCAGGGGGGTCGCTGCTCCACCTGGCTGCTGCAGACGAGGTCTGGCTGGGAGTGAACGACTACAACGGCATGGTGGGCATTGCCAACTCCGACAGCATCTTCTCAGGCTTCCTGCTCTTCCCTGACTAG
- the C1QC gene encoding complement C1q subcomponent subunit C isoform X1: MLQKTKMEKRFWEQLYLALTLLLLDLGSAVTVENPHNCYGAPGLPGMPGMPGRDGRDGLKGAKGEPGIPASTHLGPKGMKGEPGPPGPPGKPGIPGLPGAMGIPGEAGDAGPPGIPGSYKQKQQSAFSVTRQTSQYPLKNVPVVFNNVITNTNHDYNTTTGKFTCRLPGVYYFIFHSSHTANLCVILHKNQSRIASFCDHKTNTMQVSSGGSLLHLAAADEVWLGVNDYNGMVGIANSDSIFSGFLLFPD; this comes from the exons ATGCTACAGAAAACCAAAATGGAGAAGAGATTCTGGGAGCAGCTCTATCTGGccctcaccctcctcctcctggatctgggctctgctgtgacTGTTGAAAACCCTCACAACTGCTATGGAGCTCCAGGCCTGCCAGGCATGCCGGGTATGCCAGGCAGGGATGGCCGGGATGGGCTGAAGGGAGCCAAAGGGGAACCAG GTATCCCAGCTTCTACACATCTAGGACCCAAGGGCATGAAAGGGGAACCAGGCCCCCCTGGtcctccaggcaagcctggcaTCCCTGGGCTCCCTGGTGCAATGGGAATCCCTGGCGAGGCAGGTGATGCCGGCCCCCCAGGAATTCCGGGCAGCTacaagcagaagcagcagtcaGCATTCTCAGTGACGAGGCAGACCAGCCAGTACCCCTTGAAGAACGTCCCCGTGGTTTTCAACAATGTCATCACCAACACCAACCACGACTACAACACCACCACGGGCAAGTTCACCTgcaggctccctggggtctactACTTCATCTTCCACAGCTCACACACAGCCAACCTCTGCGTCATCCTGCACAAAAACCAGAGCAGGATAGCCAGCTTCTGCGACCACAAGACCAACACCATGCAGGTCAGCTCAGGGGGGTCGCTGCTCCACCTGGCTGCTGCAGACGAGGTCTGGCTGGGAGTGAACGACTACAACGGCATGGTGGGCATTGCCAACTCCGACAGCATCTTCTCAGGCTTCCTGCTCTTCCCTGACTAG
- the C1QA gene encoding LOW QUALITY PROTEIN: complement C1q subcomponent subunit A (The sequence of the model RefSeq protein was modified relative to this genomic sequence to represent the inferred CDS: deleted 2 bases in 1 codon), with the protein MQVHPSHPSPLPPYSQRRASSKRSCSHCPVFSLHQGSRMQPGVLLAASTLAAVLGVALLEDGVCRAPDGKNGSPGVPGRDGRPGQKGDVGEPGRPALSLSIKGSKGDAGEPGPPGKPGMRGPPGFPGLGGLPGVPGPPGQKGQAGDVLGHPHPAFSASRLSPPRAGTTVVFDRIITNQENSYSPQTGKFTCRIPGLYYFAFQVVSSGDLCLSITRNGLGVVSFCDNSRGLLQVNSGSSVLSLAVGDQVSLTTNPAQGSSIYSGSEADSVFSGFLVSPEMA; encoded by the exons ATGCAAGTTCATCCTTCCCacccctctcctcttcctccctacTCCCAGAGAAGAGCTTCTAGCAAACGGAGCTGCTCCCACTGCCCTGTCTTCAGC CTGCACCAAG GAAGCAGGATGCAGCCTGGAGTCTTGCTGGCAGCCAGCAccctggcagcagtgctgggtgtgGCCCTGCTGGAGGATGGAGTGTGTAGGGCACCGGATGGCAAGAACGGCTCCCCTGGAGTCCCTGGCCGTGATGGGAGGCCAGGGCAAAAAGGTGACGTGGGAGAACCAG GGAGACCAGCGCTGAGCCTGAGCATCAAGGGATCCAAAGGGGATGCAGGCGAACCAGGGCCTCCTGGCAAACCAGGCATGCGTGGCCCACCTGGCTTTCCTGGCCTCGGGGGGTTGCCAGGGGTGCCAGGGCCACCGGGGCAGAAAGGGCAAGCTGGCGATGTTCTGGGGCACCCGCATCCCGCCTTCTCCGCCTCCAGGCTGTCCCCGCCACGCGCAGGCACGACGGTGGTGTTTGACAGGATCATCACCAACCAGGAGAACTCCTACAGCCCCCAGACCGGGAAGTTCACCTGCCGCATTCCCGGGCTCTACTACTTCGCCTTCCAGGTGGTGTCCAGCGGAGACCTGTGTCTGAGCATCACCAGGAACGGGCTGGGCGTGGTCAGCTTCTGCGACAACAGCCGCGGCCTCCTGCAGGTGAACTCGGGCAGCAGCGTGCTCAGCCTGGCCGTGGGTGACCAGGTGTCCCTGACCACCAACCCCGCCCAGGGCAGCTCCATTTACAGTGGCTCCGAGGCCGACAGCGTCTTCAGTGggttcctggtgtccccagagaTGGCCTGA